Proteins from a genomic interval of Flammeovirgaceae bacterium SG7u.111:
- a CDS encoding MFS transporter: MKTEAKSFKQKWKMEKTTSEITKPSGFPKRYLLVMGTFLLAVLLYVDRVCISVAKGPITSELGLSDKQMGWILSAFALGYALLQTPAGMVADKLGPRKTLAAVVTFWSIFTSLTGAAFNFISMLLARFLFGAGEAGAFPGMARATFSWIPLKERGLVTGINFSGSRLGAAFALPVVAWMVNDLGWRMAFVVLGVIGVVWAVAWYFLFRDDPESHSGISEAEKKYIIANRQSSSDEKPEKLSFGAMVKSSNMWLAMGQYFCSNFTFFFALTWLFPHLKKEYELDTMEAGFYAAAPLLFGAFGNWISGWMVDFIYAKNKWQLSRRFPAIIGFSFAAIGLIGSVYMDTAFTAVVFLSLAILGADMTLSPSWSLCVDIGKKNSGAVSGTMNMAGNVGSFLTALAFPYLQAWTGSVTPFFFIGAALNVVAILMWMNIKPQKALFAKN, encoded by the coding sequence ATGAAAACCGAAGCCAAAAGCTTCAAACAAAAATGGAAAATGGAAAAAACGACTTCAGAAATCACAAAGCCAAGCGGCTTTCCCAAGCGATACCTTTTGGTAATGGGGACATTTTTATTGGCTGTACTCCTTTATGTTGACAGGGTCTGCATTTCGGTAGCTAAAGGGCCTATCACCAGTGAACTGGGCTTGAGCGATAAGCAAATGGGTTGGATATTATCTGCATTTGCCCTTGGCTACGCCCTACTTCAAACTCCTGCTGGTATGGTAGCCGATAAACTTGGCCCAAGAAAAACCCTTGCCGCAGTGGTAACTTTTTGGTCCATTTTCACCTCACTTACTGGAGCAGCTTTCAATTTTATTTCCATGTTGCTTGCCCGCTTTTTATTTGGAGCTGGCGAGGCAGGCGCATTCCCTGGCATGGCAAGAGCTACGTTTTCGTGGATTCCGCTCAAAGAACGTGGACTGGTTACGGGCATCAACTTTTCAGGTTCTCGCTTAGGAGCAGCATTTGCCCTTCCGGTAGTTGCTTGGATGGTTAACGATTTGGGTTGGAGAATGGCTTTTGTAGTGCTGGGAGTTATTGGAGTAGTTTGGGCAGTTGCTTGGTACTTTCTGTTCAGGGACGATCCTGAAAGCCACTCAGGTATTTCTGAAGCTGAAAAAAAATATATTATAGCAAACCGACAGAGCAGCAGCGATGAAAAACCTGAAAAGCTCTCCTTTGGAGCGATGGTAAAATCGAGCAATATGTGGCTAGCTATGGGACAATATTTCTGTAGTAATTTCACCTTTTTCTTTGCCCTTACATGGCTTTTTCCCCACCTCAAAAAAGAGTACGAATTGGATACGATGGAAGCAGGGTTTTACGCTGCCGCCCCTCTCCTATTCGGTGCATTTGGCAACTGGATTTCGGGTTGGATGGTCGATTTTATTTATGCCAAAAACAAATGGCAACTTTCTAGAAGATTTCCTGCCATCATCGGTTTTTCCTTTGCGGCCATCGGCTTGATCGGTAGCGTATATATGGACACCGCCTTCACTGCTGTTGTCTTTTTATCGCTCGCAATTTTGGGTGCAGATATGACCTTAAGCCCTTCTTGGTCGCTGTGTGTAGATATTGGAAAGAAAAACTCTGGAGCAGTTTCGGGAACCATGAACATGGCCGGAAATGTTGGATCATTTCTCACCGCACTCGCATTTCCTTACCTGCAAGCCTGGACAGGTTCGGTTACACCTTTCTTTTTTATAGGAGCGGCGCTCAATGTAGTTGCCATTTTGATGTGGATGAACATCAAGCCACAAAAGGCTTTGTTTGCAAAAAATTAA
- a CDS encoding pseudouridine synthase encodes MKLEILYQDDRIVAINKPAGLMVHRSSMDTLETVFVLQLLRDQLGQHVFPVHRLDRKTSGVLMFALDSETTRLLQAELEKEETTKKYIAIVRGYFPQEMHLDYALSNDRGNVQDAVTDFELVKTTELPVPFGKHQTSRYSLIEAYPKTGRTHQIRKHCSHLRHPIIGDRKHGCNKQNKLFTEKWRLDGMMLHAESLSIVHPYSGKEMLFTAGENEEFKRMKSELSLG; translated from the coding sequence ATGAAATTAGAGATTTTATACCAAGATGATAGAATAGTTGCCATCAACAAACCTGCTGGGCTGATGGTACACCGTAGCTCTATGGATACGCTAGAAACAGTATTTGTCCTCCAGCTGCTTCGCGATCAACTTGGGCAACATGTTTTCCCCGTCCATCGCTTAGATAGGAAAACCTCAGGAGTGTTGATGTTCGCTTTAGATAGCGAAACTACCCGTTTGCTGCAAGCTGAGTTGGAGAAAGAGGAAACGACGAAGAAGTATATAGCCATAGTGCGAGGATATTTCCCCCAAGAAATGCATTTGGACTATGCGCTTAGCAACGATAGGGGGAATGTTCAAGATGCGGTTACGGATTTTGAACTCGTAAAAACAACCGAGTTGCCAGTTCCCTTTGGAAAGCATCAAACCTCCCGCTATTCCCTCATTGAAGCCTATCCTAAGACAGGGCGCACTCACCAGATCAGGAAGCATTGCAGTCACTTGCGCCACCCGATCATAGGTGATAGAAAACACGGCTGCAACAAGCAAAATAAACTTTTTACAGAAAAATGGAGGCTAGATGGGATGATGCTACATGCCGAATCTCTTTCCATTGTTCATCCTTATTCTGGAAAGGAAATGCTTTTCACAGCCGGTGAAAATGAGGAGTTTAAAAGAATGAAAAGTGAGTTGAGCTTGGGGTGA
- a CDS encoding ThuA domain-containing protein — translation MKNMKLFFMSTVLAVLFLGSAQAQNVLIVQDEMPQMEVLIKFLEEEGKLKITTVDQDHLPKDFSNFDAVIGFVHGKLFEPTELAIIDYTKNGGKFIALHHTISSGKSNNKYFFGFLGIQLDHAEFSKHPVEPGGGYGWFHDGKNGISQEIVNLHPHHFITTNKVKWGKNVLYTPSDFPSVQGKHPAITLKKTEAYLNHKYTDGREKTVLCGFKYYDIRTNALFMQDRAAWYKKHEKGLIFYFQPGETPDDYANKNISQMILNAVIWDGRL, via the coding sequence ATGAAAAACATGAAGCTATTTTTTATGAGTACTGTATTGGCGGTGCTTTTTTTAGGTTCGGCACAAGCCCAAAATGTACTTATAGTACAAGATGAAATGCCCCAGATGGAAGTGCTGATAAAGTTTTTGGAAGAAGAAGGCAAGCTAAAGATCACCACAGTTGACCAAGACCATCTTCCCAAAGACTTTTCCAATTTTGATGCTGTTATCGGATTTGTCCATGGTAAACTATTTGAACCAACAGAGCTGGCCATTATAGATTACACCAAAAATGGGGGTAAGTTCATTGCCCTTCACCATACCATTAGCAGCGGAAAATCCAACAACAAGTACTTCTTCGGCTTTCTGGGAATCCAGCTCGACCATGCCGAATTCTCAAAACATCCTGTTGAACCAGGTGGAGGCTATGGATGGTTCCACGACGGGAAAAATGGTATCTCCCAAGAAATAGTAAACCTTCACCCCCATCATTTCATCACCACTAACAAGGTAAAATGGGGCAAAAACGTATTGTACACCCCTTCCGATTTCCCCTCGGTACAAGGAAAACATCCAGCCATTACCCTCAAAAAAACGGAAGCTTATCTCAATCATAAATACACTGATGGCAGAGAAAAAACTGTACTTTGCGGCTTCAAGTATTACGATATCCGAACCAATGCACTCTTTATGCAAGACCGCGCAGCTTGGTATAAGAAGCATGAGAAGGGATTGATTTTCTATTTCCAACCCGGGGAAACCCCAGACGACTATGCAAACAAGAACATCAGCCAAATGATACTAAATGCAGTTATTTGGGATGGTAGACTTTAA
- a CDS encoding Gfo/Idh/MocA family oxidoreductase produces the protein MLKGVAIGAGYFGQFHYDAWNRIPEVELVAMCDLDEEKVKATCEKYNIPNGYTDFIEMLEKEKPDFVDIITPPTSHYSLTMEAAKRGIHVICQKPLAPTFAEAEKLVQDVSETGIRFMVHENFRFQPWHREIKKLLESGIIGDRLFNIACQMRMGDGWPDDAYLSRQPYFRTMPKLLIHETGIHVIDTFRYLAGEVTEVYAKLKKLNQHIAGEDAGMLFLSFKNGANGLFDGNRYNESNHENPRYTFGTYLLEGDGGTIRLSLDGKITVQKLGEPEKEHSYAHERKNFAGDCVYFTKKHFVKSLISGKEFETNALDYLKNLKIQEAVYQSNENGKPVKV, from the coding sequence ATGCTAAAAGGAGTTGCAATAGGTGCAGGATATTTTGGTCAGTTCCATTACGACGCTTGGAATAGGATTCCCGAAGTGGAGCTGGTTGCCATGTGCGATTTGGACGAAGAAAAAGTAAAAGCTACTTGCGAGAAATATAACATCCCAAATGGCTATACCGACTTTATCGAGATGCTGGAGAAGGAAAAGCCCGACTTTGTAGATATCATAACCCCACCTACTTCACATTATTCGCTTACCATGGAAGCTGCCAAACGGGGAATCCATGTAATTTGCCAAAAGCCTCTTGCTCCTACCTTCGCTGAAGCCGAAAAATTGGTGCAGGATGTAAGCGAAACAGGTATTCGGTTTATGGTGCATGAAAATTTCCGTTTCCAACCTTGGCACAGGGAAATTAAAAAACTTCTTGAAAGCGGCATAATTGGCGATCGGCTTTTCAACATTGCCTGCCAAATGCGGATGGGCGACGGTTGGCCAGACGATGCGTACCTTTCCCGCCAACCCTATTTCCGAACCATGCCAAAGCTGCTGATCCACGAAACCGGCATCCATGTAATCGATACATTTCGTTACCTTGCTGGAGAAGTAACGGAAGTATATGCCAAGCTAAAAAAGCTCAACCAGCACATTGCCGGCGAAGATGCGGGAATGCTATTTCTTTCTTTTAAGAACGGTGCAAATGGCTTGTTCGATGGCAACCGCTACAACGAATCGAACCATGAAAACCCTCGCTATACTTTCGGCACGTATCTTTTGGAAGGCGACGGAGGAACCATTCGCCTTTCATTGGATGGGAAAATTACCGTGCAGAAACTAGGAGAACCCGAAAAAGAGCATAGTTACGCCCATGAAAGAAAAAATTTCGCAGGAGATTGCGTGTATTTTACGAAGAAACATTTTGTAAAAAGCCTGATCTCCGGAAAAGAATTCGAAACCAATGCGCTCGATTATTTGAAAAATCTAAAAATCCAAGAGGCGGTTTATCAGTCGAATGAAAATGGAAAGCCTGTAAAAGTTTAA
- a CDS encoding SLC13 family permease: MPNIEQSVLLLIVLSIIYCLYKDFVKPSVVFLAGAFILMLLGIMQPVQFLSGFGNQSIMTIMLLIFISASLKKNFNINGVFKWLFFPAQTLRSFLLMMMAFAAGVSSFINNTPMVAVMTPYVYDWGKKKGIPPSKLLIPLSYATMLGGMITVIGTSTNLVMNGFLVQSNEQPLTYDDFWILGLLVTVAGLLFILLFGNILLPSNKDSLDQFKEQSREYVAEVKLALHSSLTGKTVREARLRSLKGVYLTDIIRNGEFISPVSPREILQPQDRLIFAGDTEQLIELIKENGLVVPQPNGTNANRQINVIEVVIPFNSSLIGRVVKGTHFREKYDAAILAIHRNGERLSGKIGDVRLAVGDLLLITIGDEFNQKNSAFNDLYVISELQKFAPKNNLKTRLLFILSGLLVALSLVGIVNLFVSLFSIVFLLFLFRKFTLEDLKNALDLDLWAILVCALALGDVMIETGTADWLTGHIVDVLMPYGTEGLLIGIFVITVLLTSFITNTAAISIAFPLAYSLIHTLGIDGKAFYVAITFAASAAFMTPIGYQTNLMVYGPGGYNFKDYMRIGLPLTILYSIICLVYIMNVYQL, encoded by the coding sequence ATGCCCAATATCGAACAGTCAGTCTTATTGCTGATAGTGCTTTCCATCATCTATTGCCTTTACAAGGATTTTGTAAAGCCTTCAGTAGTATTTTTGGCGGGTGCATTCATTCTAATGCTGTTGGGTATTATGCAACCCGTACAGTTCTTAAGTGGTTTTGGGAACCAATCTATAATGACGATCATGTTGCTGATTTTTATCTCGGCATCGCTTAAGAAAAACTTCAATATCAACGGAGTCTTTAAATGGCTTTTTTTTCCGGCCCAAACATTGCGTTCCTTTTTACTTATGATGATGGCATTTGCCGCAGGGGTATCTTCTTTTATAAATAATACTCCTATGGTAGCCGTTATGACACCTTATGTGTACGATTGGGGTAAAAAGAAAGGGATTCCCCCATCAAAGCTACTTATCCCTCTTTCTTATGCGACCATGCTTGGCGGGATGATTACCGTAATTGGTACTTCTACAAACCTTGTAATGAATGGTTTTTTGGTGCAAAGCAATGAGCAGCCCTTGACTTATGATGATTTTTGGATTCTGGGGTTGTTAGTGACTGTGGCTGGGTTGTTATTTATTCTGTTGTTTGGAAATATTTTGCTGCCATCCAACAAAGATTCTCTTGATCAATTTAAGGAACAATCAAGAGAGTATGTCGCTGAAGTGAAGCTGGCTTTGCATTCATCCCTTACGGGAAAAACGGTGAGAGAAGCACGTTTACGGAGTTTGAAAGGTGTTTATCTTACAGATATCATCCGAAATGGAGAGTTTATTTCCCCAGTTTCCCCCAGAGAGATTTTACAACCACAAGATAGGTTGATATTTGCTGGGGATACCGAGCAGCTTATAGAGCTTATCAAAGAAAATGGCTTGGTAGTTCCACAGCCAAATGGAACCAATGCCAATAGGCAAATCAACGTGATAGAAGTAGTGATTCCCTTTAACTCATCCCTAATTGGTAGGGTAGTAAAAGGGACGCATTTCCGTGAAAAATACGATGCGGCAATTTTGGCTATTCATAGGAATGGTGAGCGATTAAGTGGGAAAATTGGTGATGTAAGACTAGCCGTAGGAGACTTGTTGTTGATTACAATAGGAGACGAGTTCAACCAAAAAAACTCAGCTTTCAACGATTTATATGTTATCTCGGAGCTACAAAAGTTTGCTCCCAAAAACAACTTAAAAACGCGCTTGCTTTTTATATTATCGGGCTTACTGGTTGCGCTGTCACTGGTTGGCATAGTGAATCTTTTTGTATCCCTTTTTTCCATTGTGTTCTTATTGTTTCTCTTCAGAAAGTTCACCCTCGAAGACTTGAAGAATGCTTTGGATCTAGATCTTTGGGCTATCTTAGTTTGTGCTTTGGCATTAGGCGATGTAATGATTGAGACGGGCACTGCCGATTGGCTTACAGGTCATATTGTCGATGTATTAATGCCGTATGGGACTGAGGGACTACTGATTGGTATTTTCGTGATCACCGTATTGCTCACTTCTTTTATTACAAACACAGCAGCAATCTCGATCGCTTTCCCTTTGGCTTATAGCCTAATTCATACCTTAGGTATAGATGGAAAAGCTTTTTATGTAGCCATTACTTTTGCGGCCTCAGCTGCTTTTATGACTCCTATAGGTTATCAAACCAACCTCATGGTGTATGGACCAGGGGGCTACAATTTCAAAGATTATATGAGAATTGGGCTTCCGCTTACCATCCTTTACTCCATCATTTGTTTGGTGTACATTATGAATGTGTACCAGCTTTAG